From the Lathyrus oleraceus cultivar Zhongwan6 chromosome 4, CAAS_Psat_ZW6_1.0, whole genome shotgun sequence genome, one window contains:
- the LOC127135758 gene encoding probable histone H2AXb, with translation MASGTPATTKKGGRGKPKTKSVSRSSKVGLQFPVGRVARFLKAGRYAQRVGSGSPVYLSAVLEYLCAEVLELAGNVARDNKKTRIVSRHIQLAVRNDEELSKLMGSVTIANGGVLPNIHQNLLPKKVAGKGKTEIGYVIGFRV, from the coding sequence ATGGCTTCTGGCACACCGGCAACAACCAAAAAAGGCGGAAGAGGCAAACCTAAAACCAAATCTGTTTCAAGATCAAGCAAAGTCGGTCTTCAGTTCCCCGTCGGCCGTGTCGCTCGTTTCCTTAAAGCAGGTCGTTACGCTCAACGTGTTGGATCTGGTTCACCGGTTTACCTCTCCGCTGTTCTTGAATACCTTTGTGCTGAGGTTTTGGAACTTGCGGGTAACGTTGCGAGGGATAACAAGAAGACACGGATTGTATCGAGACACATTCAACTTGCTGTGAGGAACGATGAGGAGTTGAGCAAGTTGATGGGATCTGTTACTATTGCTAATGGAGGTGTTTTGCCTAACATTCATCAGAATTTGTTGCCGAAGAAAGTTGCTGGAAAGGGGAAGACCGAGATTGGATATGTTATAGGCTTTCGTGTGTAG